ATCGTCATTGTGTTCTAGTCTCAGTGGCTTTTTACCTAGGCTAAGGGTTGGAGCTTTGGCAAGACGGCGACTTTCTGCTGGATCTGGCGTTCGTTCCATCAAACATCCTTGTTGTTTTGGGGTAAAAGGTTCGGGGTCTGCAAGACGTAGGGGAAAACTCATTTTGGGATACGTAGCTTGATCTAGCTCCGGAGCTTGCATATCTTTCAGCCAGTCCCAAGATACATCGTGACCGCTGGTCCATAGAGCAGCCGCTACCTTGATCATCCCTTCAAGTCCCTGGCTATCGGGGCTATCATAAGCAACAGCAGTATAGACTTTATCCCCTAAGATAGAACGGATCGACTCACTAAGACTCTGCCGCGGACCATGTTCTACGAAAATCCGAAAGCCATCGTCCCACATGGCCTCAATGATCTTGGGAAAATCGATGGTCTGAAAGGCTTGACCCGTGAGTGCATCAGCCACCGTTTCTGAGCTGGGCTGATAGACTCCATCCAGGTAATTGCTATAGACTTTAAGCCCCCCGGTGGGGGCTTGGGTTGGTCTAGTATGAATCCTTCGCCAATCACCTTCGAAGTCTTTAACAGCGTTGCAGTGCACTGCCAGGTCATGGCCGAGATCGTTGTAGCGCCCCTTCGGAAGCTGTTTTAGAACCCGCTGAAGCTCCTCACGATGGCCACATATAACGAGGTCATTCGGACTATTGATGATACTAATGTAAACTCTTTCAGTGCCTTCAAGAAGACTCTTCACCTTGCTTACAGGTGCCAGGACTCGATAGTTTTCCCAGGGCACAGCATCGTCCGGGCCAAGCCCCCAAGCTTTACGAACCGCATCAAACGACCCCGCCATGTGAGTTTGGTAGAGGCCGCTGGCAGCAACATCATCGAGTAGGCCAGCCATATCATTCCAGATACCATGGGCAAACATGCTATTGGTTTCTCCAGAAGACAAGCCAGCAATGCCATCCACTTCAATCTTCAGATACTTCCTACTGGCTAGGCCATGAATCTGACAAAGAAAGGACGATCCCACCAACTGATTGTAGGGTAACCGACTCTCCTCGGATTCGCCCTGATACACCCAGGACAGATAGCGCTCAGCTTGAGGCAAGACTTGCTCAAAATCTTGAAGAAGTTGCGGACAATCGAGCAAAAGTTTGCGCCCCATCATTGGGTACGATGAGGCAGCCCCCGTATAAAGACTAGCGACCTTGCCCGGAACAGCTTTAGGGCTATAGTAAATGCCCTTGAGAGAAATCCCTTTATCCCGCGGCGTTTTGATAAGTATGCTGGCGCGTTTCTTAAGTGTTGCCAGTTCTTCCGAGCGTCCCCAAAGCACCAATCGATGGCCAGTACGATCGGACGTGCGCCCTCCTTCCAGGTCATCGATGAGTTGCTCTGCTGTTGAGGCGCCAAATCGCCAAACCTTGAGATCAGTTTTTTGTGGCACCACAGCATTGCTATGTCGATGAAATTCGAATCCGTATTTCTGGTCCCAAAGGCTAGCATAAGCGAGAACTCTATCCTTGGCCCCATCAAGAGCTGGAATGATCATTCCTTCTGAGTTTTCCATATGGCCCTGCTGGACTTCTTGCAACTGCACAGCAAGGTCTAACAGCAAGCTTGACACGTGGCTATACCCTAATGAATCTAGTGCAAGGCTGCATGAGGACTGATTCCCTTGACTAGAACTGACAGCAATAGTTCCTAGAATCTGATCTCCATCCTGTTCCGCTTGCTCGCGACTTTTGAGAATCAAAGCAACCGCCGCATCTGCTCCCTCTGGCTTGTTCAGTACTGTAGCATTTGCTGCTTGATTCACGGGTTCGAGGCAGAGATCGACCGCACCAACGAGAGCAGTACTTAACTCACCTCGCCCTATTGCACCTAAAGCTAGCTCTAAGGCCGCTAGGCCCGAACCATCCTCTTGTGATACCGCAAAGCTCATTCCCCTGGCATCCAATGCACTTGAGATGCGATTGGCAACCACGTTGGGCATGGTACCAAGTACATGACTCGCTTCTAGCTGCGGAGCAACTGTGTCTAATGTAATTTCGTCATCACCTAACGCCTCTCGAAGCGCCGCTTCTAAGCGTGCCCTCAGACCGTAGCGGCAAATTTCAGGATCAGCTCCCATTCCAATCAGAATACCAAGACCCTCATTAGGAAGACCTGTTTCTTGTGCCAGCCTTTGAGCTAGCTCCACCATGATCAGCTGCTGACCAAGTGAGGCCTTAAGATCGTGAGGCGGGAAACCAGTCTTGCGAATATCGATATGAGCTTCGAACTCCGTCGGCTCATCGCTAAGGCTGGCATTTCGCAAGCCTTGATAGAATGCAACTGCGTCCTTAGCATTGTGAGTCTTAATCTCGATGCCCGTCACGCACACCTCAGCAGCTGGGGCTAGCTCTAGACTCGGCGGCACAAACTGCGCTGCGTCACGCCACTCTTCGAGTAGAAGATGAGCGTTATTGCCACCAAAGCCGAAGGCATTGACAGCTGCCACCCGAGGCTTGTCGCTCGACCAAGTTTGGTTTTCTTCCGGCACCGAAAACTGCGAGGCCGTGATATGATCGGCTAGTGGATAAGCGTGAGGCGTCGTAGGAATGGTTTGATGCTTCATACTAGCCAGGGCTTTTATTAGACCTGCCACACCGGAGGCAGTAATTGAGTGGCCTAAGTTGGCTTTGAGGGAACTGATCGGCAGGGCCTTATCAAAGACAGCTGCCATACTTTTAACTTCGGCACTATCACCACGCAGAGTTCCCGTGGCGTGACATTCCACGTAAGAGACAAGGTCTGGACTTAAGCCTGATTGAAGATAAGCCTGCTTCATCGCTTGCACCTGGCCATCGGATGACGGCGACAGCAAACCACCTCGTCGGCCATCATTCGCGAGACCAAGACCACGGATCACTCCAAGTATAGAGTCGCCATCAGCAATGGCATCGTCCAAGCGTTTCAGGGCAACAAACGCAGCTCCTTCCGCTGGAATCAGGCCATCTGCATCGCGATGAAAGGGCCGGCTTTGGCCTGTCTTACTCATGGCGCTCAGAGCACAAAAGCCGACATGGATAAATAGCGGATCAGTGCAATTCACCGCCCCAGCAAGAGCCATATCAAGCCGTCTTTCCTGTAGCTGCTCACAGGCAAGCCTGATGGCATAGAGCCCCGAGGCGCAGGCGGCGTCCAGGGCAAAGCTTCGGCCTTCAATTCCTAGGGCCTGAGCCACATAGGCAGCTGAACCGCCAGACATGAAGCGGTTTCGAAAGTCTGTCGTTTCACCCTGACTCACGCCCATTTGCTCCAACCACACCTCACTGGCCACTTTAGCCATGGATGCGCTCGGATAGGACAAATTACCCATGATCAAGCCAGTTTTTTTAGGATCATCGGGACAGCTTATCCCTTCAAGAGCTTGCAAAGCCGCATAGGCACTCCATTGGACCAATGAATCGAGCATTCGCAGGGAAGGCATTTTTTGCAGCAAACCCTTTAACTGCTTTTCAGCACTAAAGCCGTGAATATAGCCACCACGGGACACCCAGCTTTTGTTTTTCTCGTAGCGACCTTGAGTTTCACTCAGA
The Pseudobacteriovorax antillogorgiicola genome window above contains:
- a CDS encoding beta-ketoacyl synthase N-terminal-like domain-containing protein, whose product is MTYFEPIAVVGQGCLLPGASNPEQLWDIVAEGRTVLSEPPENHWRIPMDQALSETQGRYEKNKSWVSRGGYIHGFSAEKQLKGLLQKMPSLRMLDSLVQWSAYAALQALEGISCPDDPKKTGLIMGNLSYPSASMAKVASEVWLEQMGVSQGETTDFRNRFMSGGSAAYVAQALGIEGRSFALDAACASGLYAIRLACEQLQERRLDMALAGAVNCTDPLFIHVGFCALSAMSKTGQSRPFHRDADGLIPAEGAAFVALKRLDDAIADGDSILGVIRGLGLANDGRRGGLLSPSSDGQVQAMKQAYLQSGLSPDLVSYVECHATGTLRGDSAEVKSMAAVFDKALPISSLKANLGHSITASGVAGLIKALASMKHQTIPTTPHAYPLADHITASQFSVPEENQTWSSDKPRVAAVNAFGFGGNNAHLLLEEWRDAAQFVPPSLELAPAAEVCVTGIEIKTHNAKDAVAFYQGLRNASLSDEPTEFEAHIDIRKTGFPPHDLKASLGQQLIMVELAQRLAQETGLPNEGLGILIGMGADPEICRYGLRARLEAALREALGDDEITLDTVAPQLEASHVLGTMPNVVANRISSALDARGMSFAVSQEDGSGLAALELALGAIGRGELSTALVGAVDLCLEPVNQAANATVLNKPEGADAAVALILKSREQAEQDGDQILGTIAVSSSQGNQSSCSLALDSLGYSHVSSLLLDLAVQLQEVQQGHMENSEGMIIPALDGAKDRVLAYASLWDQKYGFEFHRHSNAVVPQKTDLKVWRFGASTAEQLIDDLEGGRTSDRTGHRLVLWGRSEELATLKKRASILIKTPRDKGISLKGIYYSPKAVPGKVASLYTGAASSYPMMGRKLLLDCPQLLQDFEQVLPQAERYLSWVYQGESEESRLPYNQLVGSSFLCQIHGLASRKYLKIEVDGIAGLSSGETNSMFAHGIWNDMAGLLDDVAASGLYQTHMAGSFDAVRKAWGLGPDDAVPWENYRVLAPVSKVKSLLEGTERVYISIINSPNDLVICGHREELQRVLKQLPKGRYNDLGHDLAVHCNAVKDFEGDWRRIHTRPTQAPTGGLKVYSNYLDGVYQPSSETVADALTGQAFQTIDFPKIIEAMWDDGFRIFVEHGPRQSLSESIRSILGDKVYTAVAYDSPDSQGLEGMIKVAAALWTSGHDVSWDWLKDMQAPELDQATYPKMSFPLRLADPEPFTPKQQGCLMERTPDPAESRRLAKAPTLSLGKKPLRLEHNDDDRVISTKAHIVESRKTKALSAVKPRSTRPGPKFSRDDLKILAGGKISDRFGPEFVGQDAYPIQVRMPEPPLLLCDRVLGIDGDAKSMGKGIIWTETDVFDDSWYLVNGRMPAGIFIESGQADLLLISWLGIDFHCQGERAYRLLGCELEFHGELPKPGETLSYQIHVDGHAKHGDVRLFFFHYDCYINGELRISVRSGQAGFFSKNELAASDGVLWKPETGAYTDQPRLEYPDTVSKKTALSQADILSFREGQIDRCFGNEFAYAATHTRTPKISDGPLQFIDQVQELDFSGGPKGRGYVLAKTAIDPDHWYFDGHFKNDPCMPGTLMAEGCLEAMAIYMAATGVTLRRDGWRFEPATETKYLFKCRGQVTPDSKELSYELFIDEFYWDGQVPTLFAHVLCTVDGRKAFLCERLGLRLVPDYPLTTIRDFDDKGVGDGRPVAMVGDFKFDYQSLINCAWGHPQKAFGPDFPFEVGLRTARLPSPPYHFMTRILEVNGDYLGQRAGAKVKAAYDFHDRPWYFDDNPHGVMPYAVLMEIALQPCGWLATYSGLPGVKGRELLFRNLDGKAKALRPIKPEDSSLVTTSELTAVSKMSNIIIVKFQVQCHVGGELVYDLDTAFGFFPEDAMVNQKGLPIATDGKQLALPNNTEINMKEDITGIADGKLLMIDRVTRLDPHGGAEGRGYIRAEKDVAPSDWFFKSHFFQDPVQPGSLGVEAMIQLMQVYMAQTFAKGEEVFFEPVSSGEEIEWHYRGQVAPHIKQMTVDFELTEVNESAAQTVMTGIGRLWVEGKKIYEAPRLAMTMKPQGKALAVNHTPLNGQDGRIKFDLIYDQLKGQDDARLQTVYDVFTALAYQFVGQVHLEDPAALAALHGKPVLYLANHQVGIESLLFMTMVKTLQGNPVRAIAKSEHQKSIYGGLQDLRAEVFGGLSPIGMYFFQRDHHLSIFSCLEEYKKDQQDYSMSLLCHVDGTRSVVANDPVKAVSSIFIDLAKSTGLPIVPVRFAGALPETNDEQKRFEFPVHWGAQDYYIGKPIPAAELSQLGLKDAVERVKSGINRLGPKQEQAKSADPKFKTMMHGFQSQGATVQQSLLLACLACFAEAQPQVHELRQKIIDGSLDPMTRRLFELFQ